In one window of Accipiter gentilis chromosome 28, bAccGen1.1, whole genome shotgun sequence DNA:
- the LOC126051522 gene encoding LOW QUALITY PROTEIN: translation initiation factor IF-2-like (The sequence of the model RefSeq protein was modified relative to this genomic sequence to represent the inferred CDS: deleted 3 bases in 3 codons; substituted 1 base at 1 genomic stop codon), which translates to MASPYKPLLLCCCAPKPLGRIVVYFXSFTVRQRSREREHLSLLPSCCNETKGYLSPGGGRGLAPAVTGATRQRPTACLGSGAGLGAAGARQARSPARRSAPQAPTAARAVTPAPRAGLPSRPRRQRARTWAGRRDTGRCLAPAGSAAVALLTAPAAGGGGGGGGGAPERPDELVVFGASGFTGQVVVEEVARAAAGGELRGALRWAVAGRSREKLQAVLERAAERLGTGRGGGGRAGAAPPPGPRAPAPSVGSRRRAAAKGRAEGATRGEPPRPRPLPIFFFWAVYSPELPCLLHHFPRHLHSADYLSAGVSKIKAKRVFRAHAVISTASMFHQGQKSSQPFSLPPALALANFSYYLDLCFNLIVTVSPEIFCRHIFL; encoded by the exons ATGGCCTCTCCCTACAAACCGTTGTTG CTATGCTGCTGTGCTCCAAAGCCTCTCGGCCGTATCGTGGTATACTTTTAGTCGTTCACGGTACGCCAAAGGTCCCGTGAGAGAgagcacctctccctccttcctagcTGCTGCAACGAGACCAAAGGTTACCTCTCCCCCGGCGGGGGCCGAGGGCTG GCCCCCGCTGTCACCGGCGCTACGCGGCAGCGGCCGACTGCCTGCCTCgggagcggggcagggctgggcgccgccggggcccggcAGGCCCGGAGCCCGGCCCGCCGCTCGGCACCGCAAGCCCCAACCGCCGCAAGGGCCGTAACGCCCGCCCCGCGGGCCGGCCTCCCGTCCCGCCCCCGCCGGCAACGGGCGCGGACCTGGGCGGGACGGCGCGATACCGGCCGCTGCCTGGCGCCGGCAGGCAGCGCGGCGGTCGCTCTCCTCAcggcg ccggcggccggcggcggcggcggcggcggcggcggggcgcccgAGCGGCCCGACGAGCTGGTGGTGTTCGGGGCCTCGGGCTTCACCGGCCAGGTCGTGGTGGAGGAGGtggcgcgggcggcggccggcggggagctgcGCGGCGCCCTGCGCTGGGCCGTGGCCGGGCGCAGCCGGGAGAAGCTGCAGGCGGTGCTCGAGCGGGCGGCCGAGAGGCTGGGtacgggccgcggcggggggggtcgtgctggcgccgcgccgccgcccggcccccgtgccccggccccctccgtggggagccgccggcgggcggctgcgaagggaagggctgagggggcGACGCGGGgcgagcccccccgcccccgccccctgccgatttttttcttttgggcagTGTATTCCCCAGAACTGCCTTGTTTGTTGCACCATTTCCCAAGGCACTTGCACTCAGCCGATTATCTTTCTGCAGGGGTGAGCAAGATCAAGGCTAAACGGGTCTTCAGAGCTCATGCAGTAATCTCTACAGCTAGCATGTTCCATCAGGGACAAAAGAGTTCACAGCCCTTTTCCTTGCCTCCTGCTTTGGCTCTGGCCAATTTCAGCTATTATTTAGACTTGTGCTTCAATCTGATCGTAACCGTATCACCAGAGATATTTTGCAGGCATATATTCTTGTAG